DNA sequence from the Xenopus tropicalis strain Nigerian chromosome 4, UCB_Xtro_10.0, whole genome shotgun sequence genome:
CGTGTGGTAAGCGCAATACAATCATTAGAAACTGAGGGCAGCAACGCACACACATCTGGGCTCCATCTGCCCCTAGGCCCCCTGATGACGATCCTAGCGCCACCCATAAAGTCCTGTGCGGCGCTGGATCTCGGCCCCGCCTCCGTACATGGCCTCTGCCCACAACTCCTCAGTCCTGTGCGGCGCGGCGGGCAGACCCCGCCTCTCTCTCTGCCAAACAGCATCGCCGCCTCTCAGTCCTGTGCGGCGCTTGGATATGCCTGGCCACGCCCCCTTGTTACGTCTCCGGTAAGCCCCGCCCTCCTGTGCGGTGCTGAGCGCTGTGTAAAGCTGGCCCTGTGATGTCTCAGGTCCCAATGTTCCGACGGGGGGCACAGAAAAGAAAGAAGGTAAAAGAAGCGCGGGAGGCAGTGTCCGCTGTGCAGGAGGCGACAACTGCGATAGAAGGGCATGAAGTGACAGGGGGGCCCCAAGTGGGCCCAGAAGAAGAACAAGCATCGAGGAGCGGTCTCCTGGAGCAGGAAAGCTCGGTGATTAGCATGAAGGAGGAGGCCACGGGGGGTAAGTGGCGGAGCCTATATACCAATGGGTGACACCTAGCGATGGGAATTAGCCTTTGCACAAAGAGGCGGTAGTATCAAATACATAGAGTGCGGGCTGCTTCTGCAAGCTGCCCACCAACTCAGCTACTCCTGATAGGGCGCTTCCGCTATTCCCCCGGGCTGCTCTTTATTCATCACGTGATTAATATTACCTTCTGCTCGgggcttaccccccccccccccccatgccacaCAGGGGAGACTGGTGTGTGAGGGAAATAAATGAGGGTATATGGGGTACCTGGGGCAACTCATTAGTGGCTCACACCTGGAGGTGGGACACAAGGATTTAAATGGGACAAGCTTAGAATTGGGCCACATCTGAAATGAATGGAATTCATGGCACCAGTGGGCAGCCATTGCTGTTAGGAAAGTGGTACCTGAGAAGCAGAGGGTGGTGCTACTTTGGAGAACAGATGAGCACCTTTATGCGGGATAATGTGATGGGGGGGTGGGATAAGGGCCTCGGGGTGCAGAAACAACAGAGGAGATTTAGCTTGTTCCCTGGGGAGAAAAGGACATTTGCTAGAGGACTAGAGAGCTGCAAACTGTTTTAGGGGTTTTACTGAAGTACTTTCACCTTTATCCCATTCTTTCCAACCATTTCAATCCCTAACCTACATCATATGTCTGGAGCTATTAAGCCACACCCCATGATCCGCCCTGACCACACCAAACTCTGCCCAAGTATTCCACCCAGTTACacccccattctgcccccccactgtctaaAATCTGGTGGCTTCCATCAGTAGGTGAGGAGCTGACATTTCTGATTCTTATTCTGATTCCAAAAGGGCAGGCGAGccagtccctggataaacttTGTGCATAAGAGCAGATTTAtccacaatggggggggggggagaaggagtCTCCTTTTTACTTTTTGTCACCAGTGGGACAATGATTTAATGATACATTAAATAAGTATTGGGTAtttaccattattatttttttgttgcaaagcCAAGACATTCCGATTCACATGCACTATAAGAATATCCATCTGGCACTAAAgacattttctgcaacttttttgatatcTGGTCAGCCTTGCAACAGTTTTGGCCATAGGTTATAAGGGTTTTTGCCTCTCCAGACATACTGAATACTTACAGTGACTCTTGAAAGCTTATGAAGGGTTtgaattttctgtatttttacaaACATATGATGTTTTTTGGGATGTCTTAAAATGAGTCAAAATATAATGCTTGTTCATTTATTGAGGAAAATGACCAAAGTAACTTATTTCTGGTTGGCAAAAAGATGTAAACCTTTGTTTCCAGTAACAAACTGGAGTTACCCTTCTTGGGCAGCAATAACTACAACTAAACATTTCTGATAACTGCTTATCAGTCTTGAACATCAGCTTGGAGGACTGAATCGGCAGTTTTTATaggcttgtgtatggccatctttaaacCATTAGACCACTGTTAGTGGGCTTCCTTGTATGAAGTGCCCGCTTCAGGCCCCCCACACTATTTCTATAGGATAAAGTGCAGGACGTAACTCATCCTTTACAAAACATTAACTGTTTCTGCTTTAACCATTGTTTTGGTAGATGGacttgtcttgctgcatgacccactttCTGTTGAAAGTTCACAGTCAGATACTCTTCTCATTTTTCAGTAGAATTTGCTGGTACAATTCAGAATTCATAGTTTTGTTGATAATGGCCATCAGTCCTGGTTCAGAGACCGCAAAGCAGGCCCAAACTTTGAAACTGTCATGACTATGGTTTACATATGTGATAAGGTTCTTATGGTTGAATATAGTGTTTGCTATACATGTGCTAAACTAGGGTGTGTTTACagcagaagcatatttattacagtgtgtaagccagcatcaccagtgatgttgtccatagcaaccaatcagcaattagattttttttgacaacaaaagcaaatatctgattggttgctattggcaacatcaccattgatgttggcttacacactgttataaatatgcccctaagttatGTGAGGACTTAGTCGGCATTACTATAATTTTACCACACTACCCCCACAGCCCATTCTTGACCCTTCCCTGGTGTAGGATTctttattctctttatttttgtatatgcATTTGCCTTGTGGTAGTACATCTACTGCATgtatgttgcagggctgcactgattgcatgtTAAAGCTTGACTTTTAGACTtgtccctaaattttcaagtgGTCTCGTAACCTTATAGTAGAAGAAACAGGCAATAAAATACACTAAAAGAAAGTCCCTATTAAAGTTAAAACGTGTTTTGGTTTTCTTACCTCACCTAAAGTCATTGCTTGGGGTTGTCTTGCTTTTTATAATTGGTTTTCTCTGCTACTTAATAGGCAAATATGGCATAGTTATAAGCCTGCCAGAGACTGTTGCAGTTGGTGATGCCTTTGATAGCTCAGTGCTAGAGCGTGGGACTGTAAAGGTTAACGGCAATCCTGAGGGTGATCTGCCACATGTAGTTTTTCCCCCCTGGCTACAAATATAATGCCACCCTGGCCCAAAtaattatgcttgatgccaaggttattaatagggaggaaaggcgaaaatataggaaggccagtatttttttccagaaaagttagCAACCCTATTCATTACACTAGAGATGAGAAAAGTTATTCAGCAGGCACAGATTTGCAGGGAAATTatgcttttcagtttttttcatgaAACCATGCCTACATTTTGTCATAAAAATTTTCACTGTGAGAAAAATGCAgcacaaaatgcatgaaaaaaaaccctttgagttcaatgcattttgcattccccccaaaaaaagaaaaaatgcatattGACTTTTGCAATTCTAATGCAAAGCAAACAGATATAATTGCTCACCagtgccttaagctggccatacacgtggcgatccgacgatgtttcgtacgaccatcggtcgcacgaaacatcgtcagatccgccacacaccattcagggctgaatcggcaggtaaggaggtagaaacaataggatttctacctccttctgccgattcagctctgaagggagaattttggtcaggcgccttctatggcgcccgatcaaaattttctaacttggccgatcagggagccgaccgatttcagcagcttcctgcgatatcggtcggctcgctgacatgccatacacgcaccgattatcgtacgaaacgaggtttcgtacgataatatcggtgcgtgtatggccacctttacacatgtGTTTGTATCTGCATTTGTTCTGTGATGGTTTTTTTTAAGTTCGAGGTGTGAACTGATGTGAGTGTGTCCGTGGGTCTGTAACCGAGGGCATGTGAATGTGGATGTAATTGAGTTACATGATGTTATCATGTAAATAGAACACATGTAAACTCTACCATGCAGCAATTGCACCATGTGTATGAGCACTTAAGGCACACTCGGGTAGGGGATTTGCCTTTAGCGAACCCTTCTGCATTTTAATGTCCTCTTATGGAGAGTGGGAATAGGATTGCCACTAGTGATCACTGATACTGTTGTGTTTTGCCCAAAAAATCCgaaaaaccatggaaaaattaaCCAAATGCATTGGTCATGTGTTTTTTCTCTTACCATGGGCATTTATTCCTTGTGTTTTTTTCTCATGCTATATGCATTGGAGTCAGTTGACAtttttcgctaattttttcaTGCCAAATGCATAAAATCAGTGGGTGTTCTTTTATCACTTTTTTTCCTCGCACCATATGCATTGGATTGAGCGGGCGTTTTTGTCGCATTTACTTTTgagtgcaaaaaacattttttttctgtcaaaTAGCACAGGCCGAGACCAGCCCCTATGCTCTGATCAGCCTACCCCTGTTACATGCACATCATGCAGAGTTCTTTGtcacaccacaatttgttgtgtccACTGGCCTAATAATGTCTGTGTACAAGAGAACATTGGTTGCTGGGGACTGGGGGAAATGTAAGGAAAGGTAATTGTTTGaggcattttttaataaaactccCAAAATTATGGCTTAATGAGGGAACTTTCGAGGGCTCTTAAAAACAAAGATCGTGGTCATAGGAAGACAAAGCACATAAAGTGGGGAAAAGAAACATCTGGCAGTTTGACACCTTGTGGTTCATTTTTGCTGTGTTTGCACCTTGTCACAGAGCTAAAACTGCACTAGGGGACCACAGAACACTAATGGGATAATGGAATGACAGTTTGCTCAGTTTGCTTTCCAGTGtaaatgtattgaaaattttTCGTGCTTcaatagttatttgtaaatgtaacttctattgaaagcaacatttgctgaactcctggttgttacttttcaAACAATGTTGCCAAGGTGAGTCTCCTCCAGCaggtcaggtctgtcagtctgctggcttgtttTATATTggttcaacagtcagagccaccaggacagagaatagaagaagactggcaaacactgcttctaatagcaattatatctacaaataagtaaaaacccattgcaaatttgtgatgaatgtatattgcaaagttgcttagaattatgttttcttttctgaggcaaaaaattatatattgatttgacttctcctttaatctgttaTGCTTTTCCTTTTTAACCTTaactatatgtttattttttagacaGCAGCTTTACAGATGTTTTGTACCCAGACCTATCTCAGTCACAAGGGGCAGGACTCTTTTCATCCTCTCGTCCTGGTTGCTGGAGTTCCCCAGATATTAGTGGAGATGGCCAGATACTTGGAGGAGGAGTAGCACCTGACCATTGTGAAGAGAGGGCTTCCAGGCCTGGGAACAGCCGCATTCCTGGGAAGGACCACCGCCGTTATTACCACAATCACTGGAGGCTTGAATACCTGATGGACTTCAATGCTCGCAGTCACAGCATGATCTGCATGGTGTGTGGAAGTTCATTAGCTACTTTGAAACTTAGCACCATCAAACGTCATATTCTGCAGAAACACCCCTATTCCCTAAACTGGACATCCAGTGAAAAAGAGGTCATTATTGGCAGCTGGGATGCACACCTTTCTGTGGATGCTCAAACGCTGACAACTGCAGGTAATAAACCATGACTTTCCATTATTATTGGGCTTAAGGCACAGATTTTTCTccacttttgaaaaaaaaaaatggcaacataGAAATGGGCGATGTGTCCTGACCAACATCTGCAGTAACAGATGTGTCCTATTCCTTTCTGTCACTTTTTATATGCAGGCCGCCCACCTATTGTCCTGCGTTTTTACACCGGTAAAGAAAATGCCATGTGTTCCATAGGGCTTGCCCAGGTTTACTGCAGACCCCTGTTCCTTGCCTTTGGTTTCTTCCATTTTCTATACCCTCAGCTATTATTTGTCTCACTTTATCTGACTCCTCAACTGATGGATGTGTGCAATAACTTAAAGCTTTTATTTGCTTCCTCATCTCCAACTGCAGTTTGGTTCCCctcacagtcactgggtgactccTCTCTACCTACTGTTTCCTGTAGTCATTTCCCCTCCAAGCCTTAGTATGCATCTTAGTATGCACTATTTCAGCTTTCAGGTGTATAGTTAAAGACCACCTCATATTTCCCACCCTCAGACCACTCCTGCTCTCATATGATGTTTACAATTGAAGGGGTGGTTGACCTTTAAGTTATGCTttagtttattatattatatcctGTTCATAActactttttaattggtttttatgttttatagtttttgcagTATTTGCTTTTTTATGCCTCTTTGTAGCTTTTAAATGAGAATAACTAACCCTGGCATCTAAAAAGCTAAAAGTTTGTAAGACTATTGTAACTTTTTACTTATCAGGCCTTCtgttatttatattccagtttcatAGCACTGCATTGGACCATATctaccagctgctgaaatttcaaactgtaaagctgctaaataaattaaaaaaaaaaaaaaatggaaaccagttgtaaattgtctcagaatgttactgtctccatcatgctaaaagtcaatttaaaggtgaactgctctATTCATTTTTAGAGCGCTAAGaaaatttgtagtttatttatttttgcttttgttttgcagctcttcAGTCTGGAGTTTAGGGGCTCGTTTATAAAGCATTGAAGTTTGAAAAATTAGACATTTTTGCAACTTTGAAAATGTTTCCCTCTGGTACAACCTCAACAGAAGTTTgaacttttttaaatttgtttttgccCAATTTATAAGCAACTTCTACATCTGCTAATATAATGGTGACCTTTTCCACTAGCATAGACCTGGCGAAATCTCTTTATTTCCTATGGGAGGATGAAGAACTTCTGCATGGCGAAGTGAGAGAAGAAGTCATCAATATTTGAATGCCCACTGAGAATCTAATCAAAGTATTTGAAATGCGTTGGAATCAGACTGAATTTTAGACAGTTCAGCCACAAGAAACAGAAACAAATTGCAGATTGTCTTGAATAACAGTGTGTTTGTCATAATACAACTGAATGCTAATATCCTTAGATTTTGTTGCATAAACTGACCCTCACACAAGCCTGTTTGAGGTATCTGCTTATCAAGTCTGCTCTTTTCTTGCAGAGGACCCTGGCATCCCCATTCCTAAGAAAAGGCGACGACGCCTCCCCCCTGTTAGTAAAGGAACCTGGCGGCCCTTAGCGGGACCTGAAATTATACAACCTTCTTCACCGGACACTAGCCATTTAGAGCAGTATTTAAATGAGTCACTTCAGCAGTGGTTCAGAGTTGAATTTCTCATGGATTATGATTGTCAGGGCAACCAGCTTCACTGCATGATGTGTGCTACAGTCCTACCCAGCCTTAACCTGGCTGACATAAAAAACCACATACTGCAAACACACCCTACATCCTTACAACTTACTCCTACTCAGAAAAGTGTGATCCTTGAAGCTTGGGCAAATCGTGGAGAGAACATAGAGGAAGAGGTGGAAGATGAATtagaagaagatgatgatgaggaggaggaggaggatgaggaagatGATGATTTGGAAAAAAGAGACATTGAGGAAAGTAATGAATTTGTCAAGGAACCTAATGTGGTTGTTAATGATGACAAGGATATTTCAGAAGGGCTTGAAAAACAAAACAGTGCTTCTACATTTGAGGTAATGGAAGAGGATGTTTCCAGTGATAATGAGTCCCAAACGGAGAAAGATCAGCTTAAGCTGAGTAGTGTACCACGGCTGGAGCAGGAGAAGCTTAAGGAGATAAATGATCAAAGACTAGAATGTGATAAACAAAAGACAAGAAAATCTCGACACCCAACAGATGAAAAGCAAGAAGCGCCAGGGCCAGAAGAAGAGGCCATAAAATCAGGAAAGTCTCCACTATTGGAAGGAAAGCACTTAAACAAGAAAGAGGCTCAGTTATGGGACAGTAAAGACACTAAGCCAAGACCTGCTCTTGAGTCAGACAATGCAAAGCATAAGGAGGACCAGAAGAGACAGGAAGAGCCTTTAAATAAATTCCATAAGTCATTAAAGGTGCAAAAGAAAAGTGAAGATCCCCCAAGTGAGGATGACACAATTGCTGAAGCAGATCAGCTACAGGGAAGAAATCTGCAAAAAGATACTTCACAGGCAATAGAGGAGGGACATGGAACAGAACTGAATAAAGGGAAGGTGCAAACAACAGTGCGGGCTCAGATAACAGTGGATGATGGAAAGAAGCTGCTCTTGGAtgcaaaaaacaaacagacaGTACAAACGCAGCATATGGATCTCAACGGAAAGGCAGTTCTGGGCATTGGGCTGCCTGTTCTAAAAGGTGAGGCTTCTTAATTGAGAAAATGGGTGGAGAGGAAGATTTATATAGTGAAATACCACTGTGCACTGGTTTATGGTGTGCAGTGTTTCTAGGCATGGCAGGCCTGCCTAGAATGTAATAGGAGAAGGAGTTAGTTCACTGACTGTAGTGTGGGCACAGTATAAGcacaatatagtacaggtatgggatcccttatccggaaacccgttatccatagactccatttttatcaaataattcagaattttcaaactgattttctatttctctgtagtaataaaacagtaccttgtaattgatcccaactaaggtataattaacccttattggatgcaaaacaaacttattgggtttatataatgctttattaagtttttagtagacttaaggtatggagatcaaaattacagaaagacaccttatccggaatacccttggtcccgaacattctggataatgggtcctatacatgggtcctatacctgttttctttttttttttggctcccTCATTCCCCCTCATAGGCTTAATTAGCAGGAGCCCCGTATTCCACCCACAGAGATGGTGGAGAACTTATAGGGTTTGGATGGCCTGACAAATTAAATAACCTGTTCTCAGCTTTAGGTTTATGGACACAAAATACTGATATGTTAGCAAAACACCCTTGACTATAAGCCCTTACATGAGTGGAAAGATAAAGAAGAGATGGGAGGAGAAATTTAACATTGAAAAGCACGGGTAAGACCCATGTAGACTGTAAACAAAAGTTATATAGATCTATAGACagcataatgtgttttttttttcttcctactAATTCCCAGTGGACTCTCAAACACCACTCATCATTGCTCGTGTATCTGTCATACCAGATTCCTCCGTTATTCATCCCTTGAAACCTTGCCTCATGAAGCCTTGGAAGTCATCAACCCTTCAGCCTATTATGCCTGCCCCAGTCCAGCCCATCATACCCTCCGCGGTCCAGCCCATCATACCCTCCCTGGTCCAGCCCATCATGCCTGCCCCAGTCCAGCCCGTCATACCCTCACTGGTCCAGCCCATCATGCCTGCCCCAGTCCAGCCCATCATGCCCATGGCATCCTCTGCCCAGCCCTTAATGCCTACTTTGTCTGCAACATCTGAACTGGCCAAATCCTGGAGAGCAATCGCTCCCAAAGTTTCTGCAGCAGATTCAACTCTTCTTAAACCACCTTCTGCTGATGTTACCCGTTGGCCCCTTGGAATTGACCCCATGCTTTGGGAGGTTTGCCTTTGGAGGGAGAACAAGGACAACAGCCAGTATGGTGCCTATCAGCACCACTGGCATTCAGATTTCTTGATGGATTACAATGGGCTGCGGGGCAGTGTTGTATGCATGTACTGCTGCTCATCCCTCACTGTTTTGAAAGAGAGTAGCATCAAACGGCACATCATACAGAAACATCCACACACAGGGAACTTTACAACTGAAGAGAAAAATGCTGTTATCCACGAGTGGGAGACACGGGTGGCTGAAGTGAGAAAGATGGTGCCTGAACTACAGAAAGAAGCAACCGGAGGTAAGGGAAATGGTCTTAACTTCCCTGTTATCTTTAGCCTGCTTcttcatattttaaaattgtttgatacagtatttaaaaaataatttttcttatttataaagAATTTATAAGTAACCTACAAACTGCTCAGTAAAACACAGGCATAGATTATTCTGCACAGCACAAGGAACTTTGTATATATGCATTGATATTACTATGAATGGGAGCCACcatccttaaaggggaaggaaaggtaaaaaccaagtaagcttaaaggaacagtaacaccaaaaaatgaaagtgtataaaagtaattacaatataatgtactgttgccctgcattgctacaactggtgtgtttgcctcag
Encoded proteins:
- the c11orf95 gene encoding spindlin interactor and repressor of chromatin-binding protein isoform X2 — its product is MSQVPMFRRGAQKRKKVKEAREAVSAVQEATTAIEGHEVTGGPQVGPEEEQASRSGLLEQESSVISMKEEATGDSSFTDVLYPDLSQSQGAGLFSSSRPGCWSSPDISGDGQILGGGVAPDHCEERASRPGNSRIPGKDHRRYYHNHWRLEYLMDFNARSHSMICMVCGSSLATLKLSTIKRHILQKHPYSLNWTSSEKEVIIGSWDAHLSVDAQTLTTAEDPGIPIPKKRRRRLPPVSKGTWRPLAGPEIIQPSSPDTSHLEQYLNESLQQWFRVEFLMDYDCQGNQLHCMMCATVLPSLNLADIKNHILQTHPTSLQLTPTQKSVILEAWANRGENIEEEVEDELEEDDDEEEEEDEEDDDLEKRDIEESNEFVKEPNVVVNDDKDISEGLEKQNSASTFEVMEEDVSSDNESQTEKDQLKLSSVPRLEQEKLKEINDQRLECDKQKTRKSRHPTDEKQEAPGPEEEAIKSGKSPLLEGKHLNKKEAQLWDSKDTKPRPALESDNAKHKEDQKRQEEPLNKFHKSLKVQKKSEDPPSEDDTIAEADQLQGRNLQKDTSQAIEEGHGTELNKGKVQTTVRAQITVDDGKKLLLDAKNKQTVQTQHMDLNGKAVLGIGLPVLKDSSVIHPLKPCLMKPWKSSTLQPIMPAPVQPIIPSAVQPIIPSLVQPIMPAPVQPVIPSLVQPIMPAPVQPIMPMASSAQPLMPTLSATSELAKSWRAIAPKVSAADSTLLKPPSADVTRWPLGIDPMLWEVCLWRENKDNSQYGAYQHHWHSDFLMDYNGLRGSVVCMYCCSSLTVLKESSIKRHIIQKHPHTGNFTTEEKNAVIHEWETRVAEVRKMVPELQKEATGDSDTIQDGVIVANGDLVEEAEDEKSTTTNAQTTEGRGASWDFAFGRVQGVTNDPRTYQHERWKLEYLMDYTPQKDGLICMVCGVILMNPKISSVKMHIQQKHPDTTYFSDQEKTVVMEEWEQKMAAGHKKIVHQDGGDEIYIEINEESSLSANNGLNAEICNPQSKMITPSVSKPASSAPSLPPPCNSAKRNYQVRWRTEFMMDYDCRRQGLICMVCGGTLATLKVSTIKRHIVQVHPYSVDFTAEERQRILEAYSEMALHYIHSEECFKQQPQDELKKGRRKNIE
- the c11orf95 gene encoding spindlin interactor and repressor of chromatin-binding protein isoform X1, with the translated sequence MSQVPMFRRGAQKRKKVKEAREAVSAVQEATTAIEGHEVTGGPQVGPEEEQASRSGLLEQESSVISMKEEATGDSSFTDVLYPDLSQSQGAGLFSSSRPGCWSSPDISGDGQILGGGVAPDHCEERASRPGNSRIPGKDHRRYYHNHWRLEYLMDFNARSHSMICMVCGSSLATLKLSTIKRHILQKHPYSLNWTSSEKEVIIGSWDAHLSVDAQTLTTAEDPGIPIPKKRRRRLPPVSKGTWRPLAGPEIIQPSSPDTSHLEQYLNESLQQWFRVEFLMDYDCQGNQLHCMMCATVLPSLNLADIKNHILQTHPTSLQLTPTQKSVILEAWANRGENIEEEVEDELEEDDDEEEEEDEEDDDLEKRDIEESNEFVKEPNVVVNDDKDISEGLEKQNSASTFEVMEEDVSSDNESQTEKDQLKLSSVPRLEQEKLKEINDQRLECDKQKTRKSRHPTDEKQEAPGPEEEAIKSGKSPLLEGKHLNKKEAQLWDSKDTKPRPALESDNAKHKEDQKRQEEPLNKFHKSLKVQKKSEDPPSEDDTIAEADQLQGRNLQKDTSQAIEEGHGTELNKGKVQTTVRAQITVDDGKKLLLDAKNKQTVQTQHMDLNGKAVLGIGLPVLKVDSQTPLIIARVSVIPDSSVIHPLKPCLMKPWKSSTLQPIMPAPVQPIIPSAVQPIIPSLVQPIMPAPVQPVIPSLVQPIMPAPVQPIMPMASSAQPLMPTLSATSELAKSWRAIAPKVSAADSTLLKPPSADVTRWPLGIDPMLWEVCLWRENKDNSQYGAYQHHWHSDFLMDYNGLRGSVVCMYCCSSLTVLKESSIKRHIIQKHPHTGNFTTEEKNAVIHEWETRVAEVRKMVPELQKEATGDSDTIQDGVIVANGDLVEEAEDEKSTTTNAQTTEGRGASWDFAFGRVQGVTNDPRTYQHERWKLEYLMDYTPQKDGLICMVCGVILMNPKISSVKMHIQQKHPDTTYFSDQEKTVVMEEWEQKMAAGHKKIVHQDGGDEIYIEINEESSLSANNGLNAEICNPQSKMITPSVSKPASSAPSLPPPCNSAKRNYQVRWRTEFMMDYDCRRQGLICMVCGGTLATLKVSTIKRHIVQVHPYSVDFTAEERQRILEAYSEMALHYIHSEECFKQQPQDELKKGRRKNIE